A region from the Bacteroidales bacterium genome encodes:
- a CDS encoding sugar phosphate isomerase/epimerase: MKVKQNRRGFIKTSAAGALGVMALGPLGCTSVAADDKKSYGVGLQLYSIRDAVAEDVPGSLQKVSDMGYKYLELAGYTDGKFYGYAPAEFKKMVNDLGMEILSSHTMVEAAGITLDNARIMADAHAALDAKYCIQPWVEEVDRNIESYKRMIADWNQVGQIMKETGIQFGYHNHNFEFLNIDGIVPYYDLFMTEMDADLITMEIDLYWVTKAGQDPVEMFKKYPGRFQLFHLKDMYEETPPYFDVIKDDISPVGAGKIDFKRIMAEKELAGMKHFFVEDDNQGNGKPFEGIETSINNITGDILA; encoded by the coding sequence ATGAAAGTTAAGCAAAACAGAAGAGGGTTTATAAAAACCTCGGCAGCCGGCGCCCTGGGAGTGATGGCGCTGGGCCCTTTAGGTTGCACCTCGGTTGCAGCAGATGACAAAAAAAGCTACGGGGTCGGACTTCAGCTCTACAGCATTCGTGACGCCGTGGCAGAAGATGTGCCCGGTTCCTTGCAGAAAGTCTCCGACATGGGTTATAAATACCTGGAACTGGCCGGGTATACAGATGGGAAATTCTATGGGTATGCACCCGCAGAATTTAAAAAGATGGTCAACGACCTGGGTATGGAGATCCTGAGCAGCCATACCATGGTGGAAGCAGCAGGGATCACCCTGGACAATGCCAGGATCATGGCCGATGCACATGCAGCCCTGGATGCGAAATACTGTATTCAGCCCTGGGTAGAGGAAGTCGATCGCAACATTGAATCCTATAAAAGGATGATCGCTGACTGGAATCAGGTGGGACAGATCATGAAGGAAACAGGCATCCAGTTTGGTTACCACAATCACAATTTTGAGTTTCTGAACATCGACGGGATTGTTCCCTATTATGACCTTTTCATGACGGAAATGGATGCTGACCTGATCACCATGGAGATCGACCTGTACTGGGTTACCAAGGCCGGACAGGATCCCGTGGAGATGTTTAAGAAATATCCCGGCCGTTTCCAGCTCTTTCACCTGAAGGATATGTATGAGGAAACTCCGCCATATTTCGATGTCATCAAGGATGATATTTCACCGGTTGGAGCAGGCAAAATTGATTTTAAGAGAATCATGGCAGAAAAGGAACTAGCCGGAATGAAGCACTTTTTTGTGGAAGACGACAACCAGGGTAACGGGAAACCTTTTGAAGGCATAGAAACCAGTATCAACAATATCACCGGGGATATCCTGGCCTGA
- the clpB gene encoding ATP-dependent chaperone ClpB, translating to MDLNKYTIKAQEAVQRAQQLALENENQSIECGHLLKGVLLVDESVIPHLFQKLSADLNSFSLALDELLRGYPHVSGGQQYLSEGAGKALNHALSARKDFDDEYVTLEHLLLGILQTRDKASEILKDAGVNEKDLKSAIREFRKGSRAQSQSAEETYHALDRYAIHLNKQAENGKLDPVIGRDEEIRRVLQILSRRTKNNPILVGEPGVGKTAIAEGIALRIASGDVPEDLLSKEIYSLDMGALIAGAKYKGEFEERLKAVVNEVIGSDGRIIMFIDEIHTLVGAGGGGEGAMDAANILKPALSRGDLRAIGATTLNEYQKYFEKDKALERRFQRVMVDEPSEEDAISILRGIKERYENYHKIRIRDEAIISAVQYSIRYINDRFLPDKAIDLIDEAAAHLRLEMNSKPEVIDALDRKIQQLEIEREAFKREKDKARVEQIGKQLSELEEEQKQLSAQWQMEKNVVSEIQKTKQALEDLKYQAEKAEREGDLGRVAEIRYGQLPQQEENLKKYVGQLNENNENGNRLVREEITSEDIAAVVSKWTGIPVSKMLQNDREKLLKIEEELHHRVVGQEEAIEAVANSIRRSRAGLSDEKRPVGSFLFLGTTGVGKTELARALAEYLFNDESLITRIDMSEYQEKHSVSRLVGAPPGYVGYEEGGQLTEAVRRKPYSVILLDEIEKAHPDTFNILLQVLEDGRLTDNKGRMANFKNTIIIMTSNLGSDLIMENFENMDESNLDQIIERTKNQVFELLKRSVRPEFLNRIDELVMFKPLTRDHMEGILEIQIGHLGKQLARQNISMELTGQCVKYLISEGFDMQFGARPLKRLIQKKILDALSIAMLEGKVTPGMHVVVDVENKSILFRCEKQEEITDAE from the coding sequence ATGGACCTGAATAAATATACCATCAAAGCCCAGGAAGCCGTGCAAAGAGCACAGCAGCTGGCATTGGAAAATGAGAACCAATCGATTGAATGCGGACACCTGCTCAAAGGGGTCCTGCTGGTGGATGAGAGTGTGATTCCTCATCTGTTTCAAAAGTTGTCGGCCGACCTGAACAGCTTCAGCCTTGCCCTGGACGAGCTCCTGAGAGGCTATCCTCACGTGAGCGGAGGGCAGCAATATCTTTCTGAAGGTGCCGGAAAAGCCTTAAATCATGCTCTTTCGGCCCGGAAAGATTTCGACGACGAATATGTAACCCTGGAGCATTTATTGCTGGGGATCCTTCAGACCAGGGATAAGGCCAGTGAGATCCTGAAGGATGCAGGAGTAAATGAAAAGGATCTGAAATCGGCCATCAGGGAATTTCGGAAGGGTTCCAGGGCTCAAAGCCAGTCAGCCGAAGAAACCTACCATGCCCTGGACCGGTATGCCATTCATCTGAACAAGCAGGCAGAAAACGGGAAGCTCGATCCGGTAATAGGACGGGATGAAGAGATCCGGCGCGTGCTTCAGATACTTTCCCGGAGAACCAAGAATAATCCCATTCTGGTGGGCGAGCCGGGGGTGGGTAAAACAGCCATAGCCGAAGGCATTGCCCTCCGGATCGCCAGCGGAGATGTCCCCGAGGACCTGCTAAGCAAGGAGATCTACTCGCTGGATATGGGGGCCCTGATTGCCGGCGCCAAATATAAGGGAGAGTTTGAAGAGAGGCTCAAGGCCGTGGTCAATGAGGTCATCGGCTCGGATGGCCGGATCATTATGTTTATTGACGAGATCCACACCCTGGTGGGTGCCGGTGGTGGCGGAGAAGGAGCCATGGACGCGGCCAATATCCTGAAACCTGCCCTGTCACGCGGTGATCTGCGTGCCATCGGAGCCACTACACTCAATGAATACCAGAAATACTTCGAAAAAGACAAGGCCCTGGAAAGGCGCTTCCAGAGGGTGATGGTGGATGAGCCCAGTGAAGAGGATGCCATCTCCATTTTGCGTGGTATTAAAGAGAGATACGAAAACTACCACAAGATCAGGATCCGCGATGAGGCCATCATCAGCGCCGTACAGTATTCCATCCGCTACATCAACGACCGCTTCCTGCCGGATAAAGCCATCGACCTGATCGATGAGGCAGCAGCCCACCTGCGGCTGGAAATGAATTCGAAACCCGAAGTCATAGATGCCCTCGACAGGAAAATACAGCAACTGGAGATCGAACGAGAGGCCTTTAAACGTGAAAAGGACAAAGCCAGGGTGGAACAAATAGGAAAACAACTGTCCGAACTGGAAGAAGAGCAAAAACAGCTCTCGGCCCAGTGGCAGATGGAAAAAAATGTGGTTTCGGAGATTCAGAAGACCAAACAGGCCCTGGAAGACTTGAAATATCAGGCTGAAAAAGCCGAAAGGGAAGGCGACCTGGGCCGTGTGGCAGAGATCCGCTACGGCCAGTTGCCCCAGCAGGAAGAGAACCTGAAGAAGTATGTCGGTCAGTTGAATGAAAACAATGAAAACGGAAACCGGCTTGTGAGAGAAGAGATTACTTCCGAAGACATTGCTGCTGTGGTTTCCAAATGGACAGGTATCCCGGTAAGTAAGATGCTTCAGAACGACCGGGAAAAACTATTAAAGATTGAAGAAGAGTTACATCACCGGGTGGTGGGCCAGGAGGAGGCCATTGAAGCGGTTGCCAACTCGATCCGGAGAAGCAGGGCCGGGCTCTCCGACGAAAAAAGACCTGTCGGATCCTTCCTTTTTCTGGGGACCACCGGGGTGGGAAAAACCGAGCTTGCCAGAGCCCTGGCAGAATACCTGTTCAACGATGAGTCCTTAATAACCCGCATCGATATGAGCGAATACCAGGAAAAGCACTCTGTCTCCAGGCTGGTGGGAGCCCCTCCGGGATACGTGGGTTATGAAGAAGGTGGCCAGCTCACGGAAGCGGTCAGAAGAAAACCCTATTCTGTCATTTTGCTGGATGAAATTGAAAAGGCCCATCCGGATACCTTCAACATCCTGCTCCAGGTGCTTGAAGATGGCAGGCTCACGGACAACAAAGGCCGGATGGCCAACTTCAAGAATACCATTATTATTATGACCTCCAATCTGGGATCCGACCTCATCATGGAGAATTTTGAGAACATGGATGAATCCAATCTGGACCAGATCATTGAAAGAACCAAAAACCAGGTATTTGAGCTGCTGAAACGCAGTGTCCGTCCGGAGTTTCTGAACCGTATCGATGAATTGGTGATGTTCAAACCCCTTACCAGGGATCATATGGAAGGGATCCTGGAGATCCAGATCGGACATCTGGGAAAGCAGCTTGCCAGGCAGAATATCTCCATGGAGCTTACCGGCCAATGCGTGAAATACCTGATAAGTGAGGGATTTGACATGCAGTTCGGTGCCAGGCCGCTAAAACGGCTTATTCAGAAAAAGATCCTCGACGCTTTGTCCATCGCCATGCTGGAAGGGAAAGTCACCCCGGGGATGCATGTGGTAGTGGATGTTGAGAACAAATCTATTCTGTTTCGTTGCGAAAAACAGGAAGAAATCACGGATGCAGAATAG
- a CDS encoding NapC/NirT family cytochrome c, whose product MKLPRTYYNPVSLAGTILSSVSALIIVFFMIAMTFFENKESGSYVGIFIYIILPVFLIIGLILIPIGMSRRARRIKREGEGSVVSKIILDLSNQSHWNAVGLFILVSILFLLLTGIGSYKAFHYTESNKFCGTLCHSVMEPEYTAYQKSAHSRVTCVECHVGEGAQWYVRSKLSGLYQVYSVVFNKYPTPIETPIHSLRPARETCEECHWPEKFYAHNLRNEKNYLADSANTEWNITLKMKIGSEHSAHGLMEGVHWHINSDVKVEYIAASGKRESLPWVRYVNRATGDTIVYQDIYETLDQEAMDTLEMREMDCLDCHNRPSHQFLPPQKFTDDLIAAGTIPVELPEVKSMAMQVFNHTFTDRDSGSMFIREYVSDFYNTSYPGIAAENPQLIERATEGLLAGYNKNIFPEMKANWNAYPNHIGHSEYNGCFRCHNGNHESEDGQLISRDCNLCHTILAQGNAENFQTSSVDQPLEFLHPVDIDEAWKEMACADCHRYLY is encoded by the coding sequence ATGAAATTACCCAGAACCTATTATAATCCGGTCTCCCTGGCCGGAACCATTCTTTCCAGTGTAAGTGCCCTGATCATTGTTTTTTTTATGATTGCCATGACCTTCTTCGAAAATAAGGAGTCGGGATCCTACGTGGGCATTTTTATATACATCATTCTACCCGTCTTTCTGATTATAGGACTAATTCTGATTCCCATCGGGATGTCCAGGAGAGCCAGACGGATCAAGAGGGAGGGAGAAGGAAGTGTCGTATCAAAAATAATCCTCGATCTCAGCAATCAGAGTCACTGGAATGCGGTCGGGCTGTTTATTCTGGTAAGCATCCTCTTCCTGCTGTTAACCGGGATCGGCAGTTATAAAGCCTTTCATTATACCGAATCCAATAAATTCTGCGGCACGCTCTGTCACAGCGTTATGGAGCCGGAGTACACTGCTTACCAGAAATCGGCACATTCCAGGGTCACCTGCGTGGAGTGTCATGTGGGGGAAGGTGCACAATGGTATGTGAGAAGCAAACTCTCGGGTTTGTACCAGGTCTACTCGGTTGTATTTAACAAGTACCCCACCCCCATTGAAACCCCGATTCACAGCCTGAGGCCGGCCCGTGAAACCTGTGAGGAGTGCCATTGGCCCGAAAAATTCTACGCCCACAATCTGCGAAATGAAAAAAACTATCTGGCCGATTCTGCCAATACAGAATGGAATATCACGCTTAAAATGAAAATCGGATCTGAGCATAGTGCACACGGACTGATGGAGGGTGTCCACTGGCACATCAACTCCGATGTAAAAGTGGAATATATAGCAGCGTCGGGAAAAAGGGAGTCCCTGCCCTGGGTAAGGTATGTGAACCGGGCCACGGGCGATACCATTGTCTACCAGGACATCTATGAGACTCTGGACCAGGAGGCAATGGATACCCTGGAAATGAGAGAGATGGATTGCCTGGATTGCCACAACCGTCCTTCTCACCAGTTTCTGCCTCCACAGAAGTTTACAGACGATCTGATTGCTGCCGGAACCATTCCGGTGGAATTACCCGAAGTAAAGTCCATGGCCATGCAGGTGTTTAACCATACGTTTACCGATCGGGATTCGGGCAGCATGTTTATCAGGGAGTATGTAAGCGATTTTTATAACACCAGCTACCCGGGGATAGCTGCTGAAAACCCGCAACTGATCGAAAGGGCCACAGAAGGTTTACTGGCAGGGTATAACAAGAATATCTTCCCGGAGATGAAAGCCAACTGGAACGCCTACCCGAACCATATCGGCCATAGCGAATACAACGGATGTTTTCGATGTCATAATGGAAATCATGAAAGTGAGGATGGTCAGCTTATATCCAGAGACTGCAATCTGTGCCATACGATCCTGGCACAGGGTAATGCGGAAAACTTCCAGACCTCCTCTGTGGATCAACCACTGGAGTTCCTGCATCCTGTGGACATTGATGAAGCCTGGAAAGAGATGGCCTGCGCCGATTGCCACCGCTACCTGTATTAA